In one window of Tellurirhabdus rosea DNA:
- a CDS encoding NADPH-dependent F420 reductase gives MQKIGILGSGVVGTTLASGFLKHGYGVMIGSRNPQKLSDWQQQNPGGQLGTFEEAAAFGQTLVLAVVGHAAEEALTQAGGAHLSGKTILDATNPIAKEPPVDGVLKFFTDLNESLMEKLQNRFPEARFVKVFNSVGSALMVNPQLPGGKPTMFIAGNDEGARQEVTQILDQFGWETSDLGRATAARAIEPLCMLWCIPGFLQNDWMHAYKVLKMA, from the coding sequence ATGCAAAAAATTGGAATACTCGGCTCCGGTGTGGTGGGCACCACACTCGCCAGCGGCTTTCTGAAACACGGTTACGGAGTCATGATCGGTAGCCGCAATCCGCAAAAACTGTCGGACTGGCAGCAGCAGAACCCCGGCGGTCAGCTCGGTACGTTCGAAGAGGCCGCCGCGTTCGGCCAAACGCTGGTGCTGGCCGTGGTGGGGCACGCGGCGGAAGAAGCCCTTACGCAGGCGGGAGGGGCCCATCTGTCGGGCAAAACGATCCTCGACGCCACTAATCCCATCGCCAAAGAGCCGCCCGTGGACGGCGTGCTGAAGTTCTTCACCGATCTGAACGAGTCCCTGATGGAAAAGCTCCAGAACCGCTTTCCGGAAGCCCGTTTTGTGAAGGTGTTCAATTCGGTCGGGAGTGCGCTGATGGTGAATCCGCAGCTGCCGGGCGGCAAACCGACGATGTTTATTGCCGGTAACGACGAGGGAGCCCGGCAGGAAGTGACCCAGATTCTCGACCAGTTTGGCTGGGAAACCTCCGACCTGGGCCGCGCCACGGCCGCGCGGGCCATCGAGCCGCTCTGCATGCTCTGGTGCATTCCGGGCTTCCTGCAAAACGACTGGATGCACGCCTACAAGGTGCTGAAGATGGCGTAA
- a CDS encoding O-methyltransferase encodes MDFLPSDLQAYVEAHTTPESEPLALLNRNTHARVLRPRMLSGHLQGRFLALLSRMMRPRRVLEIGTYTGYSALCLAEGLAEDGRLITLDNNEELEDFARSHWAQSPVGDRIDFRLGHAPDLIPALDEVFDLVFIDADKKNYSLYFDLVLDKVRPGGLILADNVLWSGKVVESGRPAGRKIDKDTQAVLDFNRKIQEDPRVENVLLPVRDGLMMIYKQ; translated from the coding sequence ATGGATTTTTTACCTTCCGACTTACAAGCCTACGTTGAAGCCCATACCACCCCCGAGAGCGAACCGCTCGCGCTGCTGAACCGCAATACCCACGCCCGCGTCCTGCGTCCGCGCATGCTGTCGGGGCATCTGCAGGGCCGTTTTCTGGCGCTGCTCTCGCGGATGATGCGGCCCCGGCGCGTGCTCGAAATCGGCACCTACACGGGTTACTCGGCGCTTTGTCTGGCAGAAGGACTGGCGGAGGACGGACGGCTGATCACCCTCGACAACAACGAAGAACTGGAAGACTTTGCCCGGTCACACTGGGCCCAATCGCCGGTCGGCGACCGCATCGACTTCCGGCTCGGGCACGCTCCGGATCTGATTCCGGCCCTCGACGAGGTGTTCGATCTGGTTTTTATCGATGCCGACAAAAAAAATTACAGCCTATATTTTGACCTTGTTCTTGATAAAGTGCGACCCGGCGGGCTTATCTTGGCAGATAATGTACTCTGGAGCGGGAAAGTAGTCGAATCCGGGCGGCCCGCCGGGCGGAAGATCGACAAAGACACCCAGGCCGTGCTCGACTTTAACCGAAAAATTCAGGAAGACCCCCGCGTCGAAAACGTGCTGCTGCCCGTTCGCGACGGTTTGATGATGATTTACAAACAGTAA
- a CDS encoding mechanosensitive ion channel family protein, translated as MLNIQELLGLIYKRLHAWAEIIFRNIPNFIVAVLLIVLFTLLARLAARILTRGLGTVSDNPALVTLTGTVAKLVITAVGLFFALGVLGLDKTVTSLLAGAGILALAIGFAFQDLTTNFVSGAMIALARPIQVGDVVETNGFTGRVVSIKLRSIVLDNFQGQFIELPSKDVFQKSVINYSRTGWRRLEVVCGVSYADDLEKAQQTATQAIQALPFVRADRPVEVFFKTFTLDMVQFTVGFWIDQPGTNPAHATSEVIKTLKKAFDEQDLLIPFVPHTFDLKKRVREERND; from the coding sequence ATGCTGAACATTCAAGAATTGCTCGGGCTGATTTACAAACGTCTCCACGCCTGGGCCGAAATTATCTTCCGCAATATTCCCAACTTCATCGTCGCGGTCCTGCTGATCGTGCTGTTTACGCTGCTGGCCCGGCTGGCGGCGCGGATCCTGACCCGCGGGCTGGGGACCGTCAGCGACAACCCCGCCCTCGTGACGCTGACCGGAACGGTGGCGAAGCTGGTCATTACGGCGGTGGGGCTGTTTTTCGCGCTCGGCGTGCTGGGGCTGGACAAAACCGTCACCTCGCTGCTGGCCGGGGCCGGAATTCTGGCGCTGGCAATCGGCTTCGCGTTTCAGGACCTGACGACCAATTTTGTGTCGGGAGCGATGATCGCCCTGGCCCGGCCCATTCAGGTTGGTGATGTGGTGGAAACCAACGGCTTTACGGGCCGGGTCGTCAGCATCAAACTGCGGTCGATTGTGCTGGATAATTTTCAGGGCCAGTTCATCGAACTGCCGAGCAAGGATGTTTTTCAGAAGTCCGTCATCAATTATTCCCGCACCGGCTGGCGGCGGCTGGAGGTGGTTTGCGGCGTTTCCTACGCGGACGATCTCGAAAAAGCCCAGCAAACGGCCACCCAGGCGATTCAGGCGCTGCCTTTCGTCCGCGCCGACCGGCCCGTCGAAGTCTTTTTCAAAACGTTTACCCTCGACATGGTGCAGTTTACGGTCGGCTTCTGGATCGACCAGCCCGGCACCAATCCCGCCCACGCGACCAGCGAAGTCATCAAAACGCTCAAAAAAGCCTTCGACGAGCAGGACCTGCTCATCCCCTTCGTCCCGCATACGTTTGATCTGAAGAAGCGGGTGAGGGAAGAAAGAAATGATTGA
- a CDS encoding DUF3109 family protein, whose translation MILIENTVISDDVADKFFVCHLEKCKGACCVEGDLGAPLEAEELPILDEIFPKVKPYLTPEGIRVIEEKGAYEQDWEGDYVTPTINGRECAYALYDERGMLKCGIEQAYNDGVVDFKKPISCHLYPIRVTKYESYHALNYDRWHICSPACDLGRELGVPVYKFLKAPLTRAYGEKWYAELEREIEENKAGN comes from the coding sequence ATGATACTGATTGAAAATACCGTCATCAGCGACGACGTGGCCGACAAGTTCTTTGTTTGTCATCTGGAGAAGTGCAAGGGAGCGTGCTGTGTGGAGGGTGACCTCGGTGCCCCGCTGGAGGCGGAAGAACTGCCCATTCTGGACGAGATTTTTCCGAAAGTGAAGCCGTACCTGACGCCCGAAGGCATCCGGGTCATTGAGGAAAAAGGGGCGTACGAACAGGACTGGGAAGGGGATTATGTCACCCCGACCATCAACGGACGCGAGTGCGCCTACGCGCTTTACGACGAGCGGGGTATGCTCAAGTGCGGCATCGAGCAGGCTTACAACGATGGCGTGGTGGATTTCAAGAAACCGATTTCCTGCCACCTCTACCCCATCCGCGTGACGAAATACGAGAGCTACCACGCCCTCAATTATGACCGCTGGCATATCTGCAGCCCCGCCTGCGACCTGGGCCGGGAACTGGGCGTGCCCGTCTACAAATTTCTGAAAGCCCCGCTTACCCGGGCCTACGGCGAAAAGTGGTACGCCGAACTGGAACGGGAGATTGAAGAGAATAAAGCAGGAAACTAA
- a CDS encoding glycosyltransferase family 9 protein — MNHPSRFLIIQTAFIGDVILATALVEELHARYPEAAIDFLLRKGNESLLKDHPIINQLLIWDKKKGFVGKYGDLLRLLGEIRRNRYDVVINLQRFGATGLLTAFSQAPVRAGFDKNPFSRYFTHRAMHQILPGIHEVDRNAEVLEVIGLDRPRIRDRTRPRLYPAAADYDSIRHYQTRPYICVAPTSVWFTKQYPRTKWVQFLKTLPGQYTVYLLGSPADRETCAELVREAGSPEDVINLCGELSLLESAALMQGAAMNYVNDSAPLHLCSAMNAPTAAVFCSTVPEFGFGPLADESHLIQLDEVLECRPCGLHGRKRCPLGHFYCAHGIRTEQLLAVLRD; from the coding sequence ATGAATCACCCGTCGAGGTTCCTGATTATACAAACTGCCTTCATCGGTGACGTCATTCTGGCGACAGCGCTGGTGGAGGAATTACACGCCCGATACCCGGAAGCAGCCATTGATTTTCTGCTGCGTAAGGGCAACGAAAGCCTTTTGAAAGACCATCCGATTATCAATCAGTTACTGATCTGGGATAAGAAAAAAGGATTTGTGGGAAAATACGGGGACCTGCTGCGCCTGCTCGGAGAAATTCGTCGGAACAGGTACGATGTCGTTATCAACCTGCAGCGTTTCGGAGCGACCGGCCTGCTGACGGCCTTTTCGCAGGCGCCGGTGCGGGCCGGGTTCGACAAGAATCCGTTTTCCCGCTACTTTACCCACCGGGCGATGCACCAGATTCTGCCCGGTATTCACGAAGTGGACCGCAACGCAGAAGTGCTGGAGGTGATCGGGCTGGACCGGCCGCGCATCCGCGACCGGACTCGCCCCCGACTGTACCCGGCGGCGGCCGATTACGACAGCATCCGGCATTACCAGACGCGTCCCTACATCTGCGTGGCGCCTACCTCCGTCTGGTTTACCAAGCAGTACCCGCGGACCAAGTGGGTGCAGTTTCTGAAAACATTGCCGGGACAGTACACGGTGTACCTGCTCGGTTCGCCCGCCGACCGCGAAACCTGCGCGGAACTGGTCCGGGAGGCGGGGTCGCCGGAGGATGTGATCAATCTCTGCGGCGAACTTTCCCTGCTCGAATCGGCGGCCCTGATGCAGGGGGCGGCCATGAACTACGTCAACGATTCGGCCCCGCTGCACCTTTGCTCGGCCATGAATGCGCCCACGGCGGCTGTTTTCTGCTCCACTGTGCCGGAGTTTGGCTTCGGACCGCTGGCCGACGAGTCTCATCTGATTCAACTCGACGAAGTTCTGGAGTGTCGCCCCTGCGGGCTGCACGGGCGGAAGCGCTGTCCGCTGGGTCATTTTTACTGCGCTCACGGCATCCGGACGGAGCAGTTGCTGGCCGTGTTGCGGGATTAG
- a CDS encoding LysM peptidoglycan-binding domain-containing protein, protein MKNLFLSFLLTLVTAFTLSAQTLSAQTLSAQTTIPQAPRQVQFANLTVRLDDGARRIIQQDINTLVQSNRKYWEAKLDRVVLYFPIIERILTEEGVPVDFKYLAVQESSLAPDAVSSSSAVGYWQFKRETAQNHGLRVDDEIDERKSIVASTRAAASYLKTSQAQYSNWVSALFSYYLGATGISKIVPSDWVNATEITLTERTDRYMLRFFAHKIALESVLPSYRTANTLTLVEYPGAGGRTVADISTELGVDEYELRKHNRWVLGDQIPTDKEYVLAVPAALSQVASVRQKAQTAPRAQPAVASSKETGYPLLRRVASPRGRTDLVLYEINGLPGIQALRGDNAATLARKARISLGSLLRYNDMSERDAVTEGEVYYLAKKMRKATVPFHTVRAGETSRSISQLYGLRLKRLLKFNRLDRQERLQVGRVMWLREKRPRNEPVKINTDPAPTGTGTRPVIANNSPAAAPDRTASNNIPRNASERKVYQPKLVEGAPASQPTASQPTSRPATTAPVARPSAPRAGEATAQTSTRPQPSTPVGTTANTSERVVIIRPADGTTRSGSSTPVTASPAPAEAAMNSSVNSPITARPVEQPTVTTAPERVASRPAASTSKPATGGVRPATSVLKHTVEAGQTYFSISRLYGVSIDDLLAWNSLTLSDKLSVGQKLTIRDSPLSREADSTATGGKKPGASEDIIYHTVQKGETMFRISKQYEVSIEQIQQWNELSDNGVKEGQRIKIIKQM, encoded by the coding sequence ATGAAAAACCTTTTTTTGAGTTTCCTCCTCACCCTTGTTACGGCGTTTACGCTGTCGGCCCAGACGCTGTCGGCCCAGACGCTGTCGGCCCAGACCACCATTCCGCAGGCACCCCGGCAGGTGCAGTTTGCCAACCTGACCGTTCGCCTTGACGACGGAGCCCGCCGCATCATTCAGCAGGACATCAACACCCTTGTGCAGTCGAACCGCAAGTACTGGGAGGCCAAACTGGACCGCGTGGTTCTGTATTTTCCCATCATCGAGCGCATCCTGACCGAAGAAGGCGTTCCGGTCGATTTCAAATACCTCGCCGTGCAGGAAAGCTCGCTGGCCCCGGATGCCGTGTCGTCCTCTTCGGCGGTCGGTTACTGGCAGTTCAAGCGCGAAACGGCCCAGAACCACGGCCTGCGGGTGGACGATGAAATCGACGAACGCAAAAGCATCGTGGCCTCGACCCGCGCGGCGGCCAGCTACCTCAAAACCAGCCAGGCGCAGTACAGCAACTGGGTGTCGGCCCTGTTTTCGTACTACCTCGGCGCTACCGGCATCAGCAAAATCGTCCCGTCCGACTGGGTCAATGCCACCGAAATTACCCTGACCGAGCGCACCGACCGCTACATGCTCCGCTTTTTTGCCCACAAGATTGCGCTCGAAAGCGTTCTGCCGAGCTACCGGACTGCCAACACCCTCACGCTGGTCGAATATCCCGGTGCAGGCGGCCGTACCGTCGCGGATATTTCCACAGAACTGGGCGTAGACGAGTACGAACTCCGCAAGCACAACCGCTGGGTGCTGGGCGACCAGATTCCGACGGACAAAGAGTATGTACTGGCCGTTCCGGCCGCGCTGAGCCAGGTGGCGAGCGTTCGGCAGAAGGCCCAGACCGCTCCGCGTGCGCAGCCGGCCGTGGCCAGCAGCAAAGAGACGGGTTATCCGCTCCTGCGCCGGGTCGCCTCGCCGCGGGGCCGCACCGATCTGGTGCTCTACGAAATCAACGGCCTGCCCGGTATTCAGGCCCTGCGCGGGGATAACGCCGCGACGCTCGCCCGCAAAGCCCGCATCAGCCTCGGCAGTCTGCTGCGGTACAACGACATGTCCGAGCGCGATGCCGTGACGGAAGGCGAGGTGTATTATCTGGCGAAAAAAATGCGGAAAGCGACCGTTCCGTTCCACACCGTCCGGGCCGGGGAGACCAGCCGCAGCATCTCACAGTTGTACGGCCTGCGCCTGAAACGCCTCCTCAAGTTCAACCGGCTCGACCGGCAGGAGCGCCTTCAGGTGGGCCGGGTGATGTGGCTGCGGGAGAAACGGCCGCGCAATGAGCCCGTTAAAATCAACACCGACCCGGCTCCGACCGGCACCGGCACCCGCCCGGTCATTGCCAACAACAGCCCGGCGGCCGCTCCGGACCGAACGGCTTCCAATAATATTCCCCGCAACGCCTCCGAACGGAAAGTGTACCAGCCCAAGCTGGTCGAAGGCGCTCCGGCCAGCCAGCCGACCGCCAGCCAGCCGACTTCGCGTCCGGCCACAACAGCACCCGTAGCGCGGCCGTCGGCGCCGCGGGCCGGAGAAGCTACGGCCCAGACATCGACCCGCCCGCAGCCCTCAACCCCGGTCGGCACCACGGCCAACACCAGCGAACGCGTCGTGATTATCCGTCCAGCCGATGGTACGACCCGCTCGGGCAGTTCGACGCCGGTAACGGCCAGTCCGGCTCCGGCCGAAGCGGCCATGAACAGTTCGGTAAATAGCCCGATCACGGCCAGACCGGTCGAACAGCCGACCGTCACGACAGCCCCCGAGCGGGTGGCCAGCCGTCCGGCAGCCAGTACGTCCAAACCTGCAACGGGCGGGGTGCGTCCGGCCACTTCGGTGCTGAAACATACCGTTGAAGCGGGGCAGACCTATTTCAGCATTTCCCGGCTTTATGGCGTCAGCATCGACGACCTGCTGGCCTGGAACAGCCTGACACTGAGCGACAAACTCTCCGTAGGGCAGAAACTAACGATCCGGGATTCGCCCCTTTCGCGCGAAGCCGACTCAACGGCCACGGGCGGCAAAAAACCCGGCGCCAGCGAAGACATTATTTACCATACCGTGCAGAAAGGCGAAACGATGTTCCGCATTTCGAAGCAGTACGAGGTCAGCATCGAGCAGATCCAGCAGTGGAACGAATTGTCTGACAACGGAGTTAAGGAGGGTCAGCGCATTAAGATTATCAAGCAAATGTAA
- a CDS encoding sensor histidine kinase, with the protein MKLQQYTRHDFWIAGSILPAYILAFNYLLVEDYYYSSPQVFAGMSLITLVFGSIVYQFVHTPVALWFRQQYRSQRQILKRTLLMLPVHILINSHTILLFFMLGGLLGFHRYPWERLPWCLLLGMMLNVVLVCINEGVYAFEQWESKLQETEELKKANLQSQFESLQQQINPHFLFNSLNSLSSLIEEDPGQARKFVDELGSVYRYLLRSNESELTTLAEELRFANSYFHLLRTRYGEAIRMEQAIDPAFEEYLLPPLTLQLLLENVVKHNVILPEQPVLVHLETRHDGRLVIRNNVQRRPVRALSGQVGLANIAKKYSLLGEGEIEVSDDDQYFTVSLPLLPKAVLV; encoded by the coding sequence GTGAAACTGCAGCAATATACCAGGCATGATTTCTGGATTGCCGGCAGTATCCTGCCCGCCTACATTCTGGCGTTCAACTACCTGCTGGTCGAGGATTATTACTATTCCAGTCCGCAGGTTTTTGCGGGCATGAGCCTGATTACGCTGGTGTTCGGCAGTATTGTTTACCAGTTTGTGCATACGCCGGTGGCACTCTGGTTCCGGCAGCAGTACCGAAGCCAGCGCCAGATTCTGAAGCGGACGCTGCTGATGCTGCCGGTGCATATCCTTATCAACTCCCACACCATTCTGCTGTTTTTTATGCTGGGCGGCCTGCTGGGGTTCCACCGGTATCCCTGGGAGCGGCTGCCGTGGTGTCTGCTGCTGGGCATGATGCTGAACGTGGTGCTAGTCTGCATCAACGAAGGCGTGTACGCGTTCGAACAGTGGGAGAGCAAACTTCAGGAAACGGAAGAACTCAAAAAAGCGAACCTGCAGAGCCAGTTCGAAAGCCTGCAGCAGCAGATCAACCCGCATTTTCTGTTCAACAGCCTGAATTCGCTGTCTTCGCTGATTGAAGAGGACCCCGGGCAGGCCCGCAAATTCGTGGATGAACTGGGCAGTGTGTACCGCTACCTGCTCCGCAGCAACGAGTCCGAACTGACGACCCTGGCCGAAGAACTCCGCTTTGCCAACTCCTATTTTCACCTCCTGCGCACCCGCTACGGCGAAGCGATCCGGATGGAGCAGGCCATCGACCCGGCGTTTGAAGAGTACCTGCTGCCGCCCCTGACGCTGCAGCTATTGCTCGAAAATGTGGTGAAACACAACGTGATCCTGCCCGAACAGCCCGTGCTGGTCCACCTCGAAACCCGCCACGACGGGCGGCTGGTCATCCGCAACAACGTCCAGCGACGTCCCGTCCGCGCCCTGTCGGGACAGGTGGGGCTAGCCAATATCGCCAAAAAATACAGCCTGCTGGGCGAAGGCGAAATCGAGGTGAGCGATGACGATCAGTACTTTACCGTTTCGCTGCCCCTGCTGCCGAAAGCCGTGCTGGTATGA
- a CDS encoding sensor histidine kinase: protein MSSQNRHKLRWAIRVCIVVAALLTSLLYLSETRFSWALLAGLWLVGTVLNSLLWAVLTGWVKSVRRRFPAIGQTRWRVLATFGGYLFFITLEHLLLSKLVEISGVIPVPTDPVFYLKQSFIDLLWIVVLGVAFEVLYFLKKFRDTVQEAETVKKANLQNQYDRLKNRVNPHFLFNSLNSLTLLIEDNPRQAGEFLDELSSVYRYLLQNTDYQLAPLRSELRFVRSYFHLLKTRFGEAVDLQIQVSEEAELGQLPPLSLHLLIDNALNHNTTQPQQPLRLRIEALTPAFVDISNSVQRKTRRVATEARGGLSAVTSRFSDLNLPPPSVFDDGMTFTVRLPLAPRSASVMAGQPDANPLLKSQNPIHP, encoded by the coding sequence TTGAGTAGTCAGAACCGACATAAACTCCGCTGGGCCATCCGCGTCTGTATCGTGGTGGCAGCCCTGCTGACGAGTCTGCTGTACCTGTCCGAAACCCGCTTTTCGTGGGCACTGCTGGCGGGACTGTGGCTGGTCGGTACGGTGCTGAACAGCCTGTTGTGGGCCGTTCTGACGGGTTGGGTCAAAAGCGTCCGGCGGCGTTTTCCGGCCATCGGGCAGACTCGGTGGCGGGTGCTGGCGACGTTTGGCGGCTACCTGTTTTTTATCACCCTCGAACACCTGCTGCTGAGCAAACTGGTGGAGATCAGCGGCGTTATTCCGGTGCCGACGGACCCTGTTTTCTACCTCAAACAAAGCTTTATCGACCTGCTCTGGATTGTGGTGCTGGGCGTCGCCTTCGAGGTGCTGTATTTTCTGAAAAAATTCAGGGACACGGTTCAGGAAGCCGAAACCGTCAAGAAGGCGAATCTGCAGAACCAGTACGACCGGCTCAAAAACCGGGTCAACCCGCATTTTCTGTTCAACAGCCTGAACTCCCTGACGCTGCTGATTGAAGACAATCCCCGGCAGGCGGGCGAATTTCTGGACGAACTTTCGAGCGTTTACCGGTATCTGCTTCAGAATACGGATTACCAGCTGGCGCCGCTCCGGTCGGAGCTTCGGTTTGTCCGGTCGTATTTTCACCTGCTGAAAACCCGGTTTGGCGAGGCCGTCGATTTGCAGATTCAGGTGTCCGAAGAGGCCGAACTGGGGCAACTGCCGCCGCTTTCGCTGCACCTTTTGATCGACAACGCCCTGAATCATAACACCACCCAGCCGCAGCAGCCGCTGCGCCTCCGGATTGAAGCCCTTACCCCGGCCTTTGTCGATATTTCCAACTCCGTCCAGCGGAAGACCCGGCGCGTAGCCACCGAAGCTCGCGGCGGGCTTTCGGCCGTTACATCCCGCTTCTCGGACCTGAACCTGCCGCCGCCGAGTGTGTTCGACGACGGCATGACCTTTACCGTGCGCCTCCCGCTGGCACCCCGCTCCGCCTCCGTCATGGCCGGACAGCCGGACGCTAACCCGCTTCTGAAGTCGCAAAATCCCATTCACCCGTGA
- a CDS encoding MGMT family protein → MPENRDYFEDVYQVVRLVPPGRVTTYGAIARYLSLRAGARMVGWAMNGAHVHDVPAHRVVNRVGVLSGKHHFGSPTAMQELLEQEGVRVEEDRVQNFGQLFWDPVSELD, encoded by the coding sequence ATGCCAGAAAACCGCGATTATTTCGAAGATGTCTACCAGGTTGTCCGGCTCGTCCCGCCCGGCCGGGTGACTACCTACGGGGCCATTGCCCGCTACCTAAGCCTGCGGGCGGGCGCGCGGATGGTCGGATGGGCCATGAACGGCGCCCACGTCCACGACGTGCCGGCCCACCGGGTTGTCAACCGGGTTGGCGTTCTTTCGGGTAAACATCATTTTGGGAGTCCTACTGCGATGCAGGAATTGCTGGAACAGGAAGGCGTACGGGTGGAGGAAGACCGTGTACAGAATTTCGGGCAGTTGTTCTGGGACCCGGTCAGCGAACTGGATTGA
- a CDS encoding M16 family metallopeptidase, translating to MEEYELYTLPNGIRIVHKQVPHTQIAHCGLMLDIGSRDELPHQQGLAHFWEHMAFKGTKKRKSYHIINRLETVGGELNAYTTKEKVCFHASLLGIHFEKAVELLTDIAFHSVFPEKQLEKERSVILEEMAMYYDSPEDALQDDFDQVVFQEHPLGGNILGTPETVRSFTRDQLQSFIQDNMDTSRIIFSSVSNWPFSKVKRIAEKHLRDIPVQRSERQRVAPTVYVPQSVTMDRPITQAQCAIGRPSYALTDSRRLPFFMLTNLLGGPGMNSRLNMNLREKYGLVYSVEASYTPFLDTGFLGIYFGTDQKHLDRSRTLILKELKTLREKSLTNLQLHNTKEQLMGQLAMSEEGNQSFMLMMAKSLLDTGKVDSLDEIFGEIRAVTAPQLQDLANEMFDEGQLSYLTFLPEQED from the coding sequence ATGGAAGAATACGAGCTATATACCCTGCCAAACGGCATTAGGATTGTACATAAACAAGTTCCCCATACTCAAATTGCACATTGCGGCCTCATGCTCGACATCGGCAGTCGGGATGAACTGCCGCACCAGCAGGGCCTTGCCCATTTCTGGGAACATATGGCATTTAAGGGAACGAAGAAACGAAAATCTTACCATATCATCAACCGGCTCGAAACCGTCGGGGGAGAACTGAACGCCTACACCACCAAGGAGAAAGTGTGTTTTCATGCCTCCCTGCTCGGCATTCATTTCGAGAAGGCGGTTGAACTGCTGACCGACATTGCGTTCCATTCTGTCTTTCCGGAAAAACAACTCGAAAAAGAACGGAGTGTTATTCTGGAAGAAATGGCAATGTACTACGATTCGCCCGAAGATGCATTGCAGGATGACTTCGATCAGGTAGTTTTTCAGGAGCACCCGCTGGGCGGAAACATCCTCGGGACGCCCGAAACGGTCCGTTCCTTCACGCGCGATCAGCTGCAAAGCTTCATCCAGGATAATATGGACACCAGCCGGATCATCTTTTCCTCGGTGAGCAACTGGCCGTTCAGTAAGGTGAAACGCATCGCCGAAAAACACCTGCGCGACATTCCCGTGCAGCGGTCCGAGCGGCAGCGGGTCGCCCCGACGGTCTACGTGCCGCAGAGCGTGACCATGGACCGGCCCATCACCCAGGCCCAGTGCGCCATCGGACGGCCTTCGTACGCCCTGACCGACTCCCGCCGCCTCCCGTTTTTCATGCTGACCAACCTCCTCGGCGGCCCCGGCATGAATTCGCGGCTAAACATGAACCTGCGGGAAAAGTACGGACTGGTCTATTCCGTCGAAGCCAGCTACACTCCTTTTCTGGATACGGGTTTTCTGGGAATTTATTTTGGCACGGACCAGAAACATCTGGACCGCAGCCGCACGCTCATTCTGAAAGAGCTGAAAACGCTGCGCGAAAAGTCGCTGACGAACCTGCAACTGCACAACACCAAAGAGCAGCTGATGGGCCAGCTCGCCATGTCCGAAGAAGGCAACCAGAGCTTCATGCTGATGATGGCCAAAAGCCTGCTGGATACGGGCAAGGTTGATTCGCTGGACGAGATTTTCGGGGAAATCCGGGCCGTGACGGCCCCGCAGCTTCAGGACCTGGCCAACGAGATGTTTGACGAAGGGCAGCTGAGCTACCTGACGTTCCTGCCCGAACAGGAAGATTAG
- a CDS encoding c-type cytochrome, with protein MKKAVRVFGIVLAVVLVGAAGLLSYVKFVLPDVGDAPQVTLTSSAAQIERGKYLAHHVNVCMDCHSTRDWSKFSGPPIPGTLGKGGDRFGPEMGFPGTFYSRNITPAGLKEWSDGEIVRAITAGVSRDGRALFPVMPHPSYGRMDLEDITSIVAYLRTLTPVESTIPASEADFPMNFIMNTIPQKPQFGKRPDSTDALALGQYLVNAATCGDCHTKQEQGQPIEGMEFAGGMEFGMPGMMIRAANITPDKETGIGNWTRESFIARFKAYDPAKGYTHAAVKAGEKQSIMPWTMYAGMTENDLGAIYTYLQTLKPVKHRVVTFELTPAAKEPMAMNK; from the coding sequence ATGAAAAAAGCTGTCCGAGTATTCGGAATTGTGCTGGCTGTTGTGCTCGTCGGAGCGGCCGGCCTGTTGTCCTACGTGAAATTTGTCCTGCCCGATGTGGGCGACGCGCCCCAGGTAACGCTGACCTCCTCCGCCGCCCAGATCGAACGCGGCAAATACCTCGCTCACCACGTCAACGTGTGCATGGACTGCCACAGCACCCGCGACTGGAGCAAGTTTTCGGGACCGCCGATACCCGGCACGCTGGGTAAGGGCGGCGACCGTTTCGGCCCGGAAATGGGCTTTCCCGGCACTTTCTACTCCCGCAACATCACGCCCGCCGGGCTGAAAGAATGGTCGGACGGCGAGATTGTGCGCGCCATCACGGCGGGCGTGAGCCGCGACGGCCGGGCGCTGTTTCCGGTGATGCCGCACCCGAGCTACGGCCGGATGGACCTCGAAGACATTACCTCCATTGTGGCTTACCTCCGCACGCTGACGCCTGTGGAAAGCACAATTCCGGCCTCCGAGGCGGATTTTCCGATGAATTTCATCATGAATACGATTCCGCAGAAGCCCCAGTTCGGCAAGCGCCCGGATTCGACGGACGCCCTGGCGCTGGGTCAATACCTGGTCAATGCGGCGACCTGCGGCGACTGCCACACCAAGCAGGAGCAGGGGCAGCCGATTGAGGGCATGGAGTTTGCCGGGGGCATGGAGTTCGGGATGCCGGGCATGATGATCCGGGCGGCCAACATCACGCCGGACAAGGAGACCGGCATCGGCAACTGGACGCGGGAGAGCTTTATCGCCCGTTTCAAAGCTTATGATCCGGCCAAAGGGTACACCCATGCGGCGGTAAAAGCCGGGGAAAAACAGAGCATCATGCCGTGGACGATGTACGCCGGCATGACTGAAAACGACCTGGGGGCCATTTACACCTATCTGCAAACGCTCAAGCCCGTTAAACACCGCGTGGTGACCTTCGAGCTTACCCCGGCGGCGAAAGAACCGATGGCGATGAATAAGTAA